DNA sequence from the Camelina sativa cultivar DH55 unplaced genomic scaffold, Cs unpScaffold02023, whole genome shotgun sequence genome:
CTTTAAAGGCTTTGAAgcttaaaagagagaagatagaAAAATTTGATCTCAGTCTCTTTAAAGATTAGAATTATGTTGTCAACAATTTGGGTCTAAAAGCTTCATAAGCTGTAAGGGAACCagagaactatatatataggtggtaattctttcttcttgtaaccttgtttgtttcttcattttgtAATCCTCACTGTTCTTAGTCTGTATCATTTGATTTGTAGACACTAGACACCATTGTATCAttcttcttttaagtttttaatttaataaacaaagaaaccttaTATATTTAACGATCTTTTCTTGACTCAAATTTTAACTGCGGTTTTCTTGCAAGAATTTTGTTTGAACAACTTTTAAACTCGCTTCGAGCATAAATATACGGATTGaatatattgataatatatgTGTGATGTGAATCATATTATacatgaaagaaaagaaaaggaaaaaaagaaatcgaGAAAAAAACAACTATCGAGATTCCGACGAAGATGTGACTGCACTGACAGGAGATATTCTTGGAACTGGCACGGGAAACTCATGAATTTCATCAATCCATGGATTAGTCTTCTCCTTGGCTGGATTTATAGTTCTCAAAGCTCTCCAGACCGCACTATTACACTTAAAACCCGATCCAAAAGCAATCTGCCAAGTCCTATCTCCTCTCTTGATCCTCCCTTTAGCTTCACTATACGCAAGCTCGTACCAAAGCGAGCTACTCGAAGTATTCCCAAACCGGTTCAAAGTCATCCTCGAAGGCTCCATATGCCACTCAGAAAGATCtaaattcttctcaatctcatcGAGCACCGCTCTGCCTCCCGCGTGGATGCAGAAGTGCTCGAATGCTAGCTTAAAATCAGGAATGTAAGGTTTGATTTTCTTGACATTGAAGACTTTTCTCGCGACCAGTGTTGCAAAAAAGAGAAGTTGCTCGGACATTGGTAGGACTAGTGGTCCGAGAGTGGTTATGTTCGTTTTGAGAGCTTCTCCGGCGATGGCCATTAGGTTTTTGGAAAGTGAGACACCGATTTgtttgttgtcgttgttgtcTTCACGTTGGTAAACACAGTTGAAGGCGTTGTCATCAGCTCCTTTGTGTGTACGGACAGAGTGGATGAGTTGATATTTGGAGCGGCGGCGGTCCGAGGACCGGTTAGAAAGGAGAACTGCGGCGCCGCCCAATCGGAAGATGCAGTTTGAGAGAAGCATTGACCGGTCGTTGCCTAAGTACCAGTTTAGGGTTATGTTCTCTGTGCTTACTACTAGTGCATATGAGTTCGGCTGGACCTGCATGCATATCACAATTGAAATATTAGTACTCTAAACGCAtgtaaatatatcatatacacAAGTATAAAAATATCAAGACATTAATTGCATTTGTGTATGTGTATACACGTATGtcaatatttttggaaactttatGTGGttggtattattttatttttacgttATACTGTTTAcagttttgtaatttttcagagttataaataaaataatattgttggaAATGAAATACTATAATGAAACTTGCAGAACACATGCATGACACCATACGTGAGACCTTACGTGTAATAAGATTATTTATGAAACTTATACTCCTAAAATTGGTGATATTTTTCAACAAACCTTCCCTCGATTAAACATAACTAAGCAAGCAGCCAAGCA
Encoded proteins:
- the LOC104774210 gene encoding 3-ketoacyl-CoA synthase 2-like, with the translated sequence MGCSAGLFSIDLAKQLLQVQPNSYALVVSTENITLNWYLGNDRSMLLSNCIFRLGGAAVLLSNRSSDRRRSKYQLIHSVRTHKGADDNAFNCVYQREDNNDNKQIGVSLSKNLMAIAGEALKTNITTLGPLVLPMSEQLLFFATLVARKVFNVKKIKPYIPDFKLAFEHFCIHAGGRAVLDEIEKNLDLSEWHMEPSRMTLNRFGNTSSSSLWYELAYSEAKGRIKRGDRTWQIAFGSGFKCNSAVWRALRTINPAKEKTNPWIDEIHEFPVPVPRISPVSAVTSSSESR